A portion of the Krasilnikovia cinnamomea genome contains these proteins:
- a CDS encoding DUF5679 domain-containing protein: MADNTYNGYCVKCKEKRDFQGTVEVSKTGMNMAKGKCPVCGTTVNRILGKAKA, from the coding sequence GTGGCCGACAACACGTACAACGGCTACTGCGTGAAGTGCAAGGAGAAGCGCGACTTCCAGGGCACCGTGGAGGTCTCCAAGACCGGCATGAACATGGCAAAAGGCAAGTGCCCGGTCTGCGGCACGACCGTGAACCGGATCCTGGGCAAGGCCAAGGCCTGA
- the cspE gene encoding transcription antiterminator/RNA stability regulator CspE, with protein sequence MVTGVVKWFNADKGFGFITPDDGGADVFAHFSAIQTSGYRTLDENQRVEFEVTQGQKGPQAANIRPL encoded by the coding sequence ATGGTTACCGGCGTTGTGAAGTGGTTCAACGCGGACAAGGGCTTCGGGTTCATCACCCCGGACGACGGCGGCGCTGACGTCTTCGCCCACTTCTCCGCAATCCAGACCTCGGGGTACCGCACCCTGGACGAGAACCAGCGGGTCGAGTTCGAGGTGACCCAGGGCCAGAAGGGCCCGCAGGCCGCCAACATCCGGCCGCTCTGA
- the nudC gene encoding NAD(+) diphosphatase, with translation MSGSTSTDGAQPDVGEQPGAEGPPLARTLLDRAAHRRQDADWLAEAWQRGRVLVIDIANGGRAPVREAGGGAELVLLDPAHAPDGERMFLGVDPDGTPVFMIDAALPELPGTRPATLRDIGHLLGARDAGVFTAAAALGNWHATHLYSPRSGQPTRTIEGGWSRVDDAGGQMWPRTDPAMIVLVHDGVPGPEGRCLLGHNAAWPQVGEVRRFSCLAGFVEPGESAEAAVVREVAEEVGVRLSSLHYEGSQSWPYPGSLMLGFTAVADRAQQFVLDPTEIDEARWFTRAEVTAMIAGEYADPDTGVRMGLPMRSSIAFFLVERWLAGPGD, from the coding sequence ATGAGCGGCAGCACCTCCACCGACGGCGCGCAGCCCGACGTCGGCGAGCAGCCCGGCGCGGAGGGGCCGCCGCTGGCCCGTACGTTGCTGGACCGGGCCGCGCACCGGCGCCAGGACGCCGACTGGCTGGCCGAGGCGTGGCAGCGGGGCAGGGTGCTCGTGATCGACATCGCCAACGGCGGCCGCGCCCCGGTGCGGGAGGCGGGCGGCGGCGCCGAGCTGGTGCTGCTCGACCCCGCGCACGCGCCGGACGGCGAGCGGATGTTTCTCGGCGTCGACCCGGACGGCACCCCGGTGTTCATGATCGACGCGGCGTTGCCCGAGCTGCCCGGCACGCGTCCCGCGACCCTGCGCGACATCGGGCACCTGCTCGGCGCCCGCGACGCCGGGGTGTTCACGGCGGCCGCCGCGCTGGGCAACTGGCATGCCACCCATCTCTACTCGCCGCGCTCCGGGCAGCCGACCCGGACGATCGAGGGCGGCTGGTCGAGGGTGGACGATGCCGGTGGCCAGATGTGGCCGCGTACCGACCCGGCGATGATCGTGCTGGTGCACGACGGCGTGCCCGGCCCCGAGGGCCGGTGCCTGCTCGGGCACAACGCGGCCTGGCCGCAGGTCGGCGAGGTGCGCCGGTTCTCCTGCCTGGCGGGCTTCGTCGAGCCGGGCGAGTCGGCCGAGGCGGCCGTCGTGCGCGAGGTCGCCGAGGAGGTCGGGGTACGGCTCAGCAGCCTGCACTACGAGGGCAGCCAGTCGTGGCCGTACCCGGGATCGCTGATGCTGGGCTTCACCGCCGTCGCCGACCGCGCCCAGCAGTTCGTGCTGGATCCCACGGAGATCGACGAGGCGCGCTGGTTCACCCGCGCCGAGGTGACGGCGATGATCGCGGGCGAGTACGCGGACCCGGACACCGGGGTGCGCATGGGCCTGCCGATGCGTTCCTCGATCGCGTTCTTCCTGGTCGAGCGCTGGCTGGCCGGGCCCGGCGACTGA
- a CDS encoding GGDEF domain-containing protein: MSGDMLTPGEVQTSAGERAQQLLTELIAMETVPFHELEVARRARPTEIAREAAELGDIELWQRARLLAAYLRGRLNGDLAEMARTAQEVHQWAVENDRRQLLIRSHSVLGTLHTELGDAPTMLTHAVSAAELLTDDTPPGIRVGCLLRFGAALAAVGSHAESLQRVQQAEQFATDMGDLSWLRMALNDRAYTELEAGNPQGASETLERLMAAVTPAGIAFDLAMLHLEEIDTLAAVQIALGRYADAEQTMQSCLQLHEESGTADHYGHAAFLLTLAKAQRHLGKTRLAQQSLNRSSTICAEHDLADLAAQILREQAELHAATGDHVRAYDVLKDFLDASDKLRCAQQEAQARTRQAMFETAEARTQAAQFRDQARTDPLTGLRNRRYVDEHLPGMINEARTRGANLTVALADLDHFKRINDTLSHDAGDQVLTTVATILRDALAEITDVGFIARMGGEEFLLVLPDANPAAAAAHLDTLRLAIRNHHWQPITGDLPVTVSMGSTTTATAPDPTQAGMLADADRNLYAAKHAGRDRVINNPPPHQGTRRYRDAPKPS; the protein is encoded by the coding sequence GTGAGCGGTGACATGCTGACCCCCGGCGAGGTACAGACCTCGGCCGGCGAGCGGGCGCAACAGCTGCTCACCGAACTGATCGCCATGGAGACCGTGCCGTTCCACGAGCTGGAAGTCGCGCGGAGGGCTCGTCCCACCGAGATCGCACGGGAGGCCGCCGAGCTCGGCGACATCGAGTTGTGGCAGCGTGCCCGCCTCCTTGCCGCGTATCTGCGCGGGCGGCTGAACGGCGACCTGGCCGAGATGGCCCGGACCGCTCAGGAAGTCCATCAGTGGGCGGTGGAGAACGATCGCCGACAACTGCTGATCCGCAGTCATTCCGTGCTCGGCACGCTGCATACCGAGCTCGGCGACGCGCCGACCATGCTCACGCACGCCGTCAGCGCGGCGGAGCTGCTCACCGACGACACCCCGCCAGGTATCCGGGTGGGGTGCCTGCTGCGGTTCGGAGCGGCCCTGGCCGCCGTCGGCTCCCACGCCGAATCCCTGCAGCGGGTCCAGCAGGCCGAGCAGTTCGCCACCGACATGGGTGATCTGAGCTGGCTCCGGATGGCGCTCAACGACCGCGCGTACACCGAGCTCGAGGCCGGAAACCCGCAGGGGGCATCGGAGACCCTGGAGCGGCTGATGGCCGCCGTCACCCCTGCGGGCATCGCGTTCGACCTGGCCATGCTGCACCTGGAGGAAATCGACACCCTCGCCGCGGTGCAGATCGCCCTCGGCCGGTACGCCGATGCCGAACAGACGATGCAGAGCTGCCTTCAGTTACACGAAGAATCCGGCACCGCTGATCATTACGGGCACGCGGCGTTCCTGCTCACCCTCGCCAAGGCGCAACGGCACCTAGGCAAGACGCGCCTGGCTCAGCAGAGCCTGAACCGCAGCAGCACCATCTGCGCCGAACACGACCTCGCCGACCTCGCCGCCCAGATCCTGCGCGAGCAGGCCGAACTGCACGCCGCCACGGGCGACCACGTCCGCGCCTACGACGTCCTCAAAGACTTCCTCGACGCTTCGGACAAGCTGCGCTGCGCCCAACAGGAAGCCCAGGCCCGCACCCGCCAGGCCATGTTCGAAACCGCCGAGGCACGCACCCAGGCCGCCCAGTTCCGCGACCAGGCCCGCACCGATCCCCTCACCGGGCTGCGCAACCGCCGCTACGTCGATGAACACCTGCCCGGCATGATCAACGAGGCCCGCACCCGCGGGGCGAACCTGACCGTCGCCCTGGCCGACCTGGACCACTTCAAACGCATCAACGACACCCTCTCGCACGACGCCGGCGACCAGGTACTCACGACCGTGGCCACCATCCTGCGCGACGCACTCGCCGAGATCACCGACGTCGGTTTCATCGCCCGCATGGGCGGCGAGGAATTCCTGCTCGTCCTTCCCGACGCGAACCCTGCCGCCGCGGCGGCCCACCTCGACACCCTGCGCCTGGCCATCCGCAACCACCACTGGCAACCCATCACCGGAGACCTACCCGTCACCGTCAGCATGGGCTCGACCACGACGGCCACCGCACCGGATCCCACCCAGGCCGGCATGCTCGCCGACGCCGACCGCAACCTCTACGCCGCCAAACACGCCGGCCGCGACCGCGTCATCAACAACCCACCACCCCACCAAGGCACCCGCCGCTACCGCGACGCCCCCAAACCCAGCTGA
- a CDS encoding ABC1 kinase family protein, whose product MSDIPRRAASRTAKLAALPLGFAGRTALGFGKRAVGMASEVISADIQQRTAEQLFSVLGQLKGGAMKFGQALSVFEAALPEEMAGPYRQALTKLQEAAPPMPVATVHKALAEQLGADWRDHFAEFDDSPAAAASIGQVHRAVWKLPPARRNAKPKTLPVAVKVQYPGAGEALLADLKQLSRLAGMFKLIHPGMDIKPLLAELRERVTEELDYAMEAEAQRAFAAAYADDPEIFVPQVVTAAPRVLVTEWVEGTPLARVISDGDEAQRDEAGRLMAVLHFSAPARAGLLHADPHPGNFRILADGRLGVIDFGAVARLPGGHPEPIGRLVRLALDGDAEAVADGLRDEGFIKPDDELDAVAVLNFLRPMIEPLAGETFRFTRSWLRSEAGRLSSPRSPAYQLSRKLNLPPSYLLIHRVTLGSIGVLCQLEAQAPYRSIVEKWLPGFAPVS is encoded by the coding sequence GTGAGCGACATCCCGCGTCGCGCGGCGTCCCGGACCGCGAAGCTTGCCGCGCTGCCCCTCGGCTTCGCCGGACGAACGGCGCTCGGGTTCGGTAAGCGGGCCGTCGGCATGGCGTCCGAGGTCATCTCCGCCGACATCCAGCAGCGCACCGCCGAACAGCTGTTCAGCGTCCTCGGCCAGCTCAAGGGCGGGGCGATGAAGTTCGGCCAGGCGCTGTCGGTGTTCGAGGCGGCCCTGCCCGAGGAGATGGCCGGGCCGTACCGGCAGGCGTTGACCAAGCTGCAGGAGGCGGCGCCGCCGATGCCGGTCGCCACGGTGCACAAGGCGCTGGCCGAGCAACTGGGCGCCGACTGGCGGGACCACTTCGCGGAGTTCGACGACAGCCCGGCCGCCGCGGCCAGCATCGGGCAGGTGCACCGGGCGGTGTGGAAACTGCCGCCGGCCCGCCGCAACGCGAAGCCCAAGACGCTGCCGGTCGCGGTCAAGGTGCAGTACCCGGGGGCCGGTGAGGCTCTGCTGGCGGACCTCAAGCAGCTGTCCCGGCTGGCCGGGATGTTCAAGCTCATCCACCCGGGGATGGACATCAAGCCGCTGCTGGCCGAGCTGCGCGAGCGGGTCACCGAGGAACTCGACTACGCCATGGAGGCCGAGGCGCAGCGGGCCTTCGCCGCCGCGTACGCCGACGACCCCGAGATCTTCGTGCCGCAGGTGGTCACCGCCGCCCCGCGCGTGCTGGTCACCGAATGGGTCGAGGGCACGCCGCTGGCACGGGTGATCAGCGACGGTGACGAGGCGCAACGCGACGAGGCTGGGCGGCTCATGGCCGTGCTGCACTTCTCCGCGCCCGCCCGGGCGGGGCTGCTGCACGCCGACCCGCACCCCGGAAACTTCCGCATCCTGGCGGACGGGCGGCTCGGCGTCATCGACTTCGGCGCGGTCGCCCGGCTGCCCGGCGGCCACCCGGAGCCGATCGGCCGACTCGTCCGGCTCGCCCTGGACGGCGACGCCGAGGCGGTCGCCGACGGGCTGCGCGACGAGGGCTTCATCAAGCCCGACGACGAGCTCGACGCGGTGGCCGTCCTGAACTTCCTGCGGCCGATGATCGAGCCACTGGCCGGTGAGACGTTCCGGTTCACCCGATCGTGGCTGCGCTCCGAGGCCGGGCGGTTGTCCAGCCCGCGCTCCCCCGCGTACCAGCTCAGCCGGAAGCTGAATCTGCCGCCGTCGTACCTGCTGATCCACCGGGTCACCCTCGGCTCGATCGGGGTGCTGTGCCAGCTGGAGGCGCAGGCGCCGTACCGGTCGATCGTGGAGAAGTGGCTGCCCGGCTTCGCCCCGGTGAGCTGA
- a CDS encoding WhiB family transcriptional regulator has translation MSLALASLDVSVDVEANLPCRKFDPDLWFSDSPAQLELAKSLCGDCPLRVECLAGAVERNEPWGVWGGEIFERGAVVPRKRPRGRPRKVDVARDAELKVEVEERLAASGLERNAVRLAA, from the coding sequence ATGAGTCTGGCGCTGGCCTCACTCGACGTGAGCGTCGACGTGGAGGCAAACCTGCCCTGTCGGAAGTTCGACCCGGACCTGTGGTTCTCGGACTCCCCGGCCCAGCTGGAGCTGGCCAAGTCGCTCTGCGGGGACTGCCCGCTGCGCGTCGAGTGCCTCGCCGGTGCGGTCGAGCGGAACGAGCCCTGGGGTGTCTGGGGCGGCGAGATCTTCGAGCGGGGTGCCGTGGTGCCGCGTAAGCGGCCGCGGGGTCGGCCCCGGAAGGTCGACGTCGCGCGCGACGCCGAGCTCAAGGTCGAGGTCGAGGAGCGGCTTGCCGCTAGCGGCCTCGAGCGCAACGCCGTGCGACTGGCGGCCTGA
- a CDS encoding M16 family metallopeptidase, with amino-acid sequence MSAKTLPDLMPDAQLKLPRQAERTLDNGLTVIAIRRAAVPLVEVRLRVPFGRAPLARATLLSQALFTGTGTMSSVEIAAELQAVGGGLAAGLDPDRLLVTGNALAGGLERTLEILAGVLTDPAYPAEEVATERERLVDHIQVAQSQPAHLARTALLKRMYGRHPYAVQTPEPEQVRGVRPAQLRALHADRVRPDGATLVLVGDLNPEKAIDAAEKALGGWIGPGRDGTIAAVPPLEPGPLLLADRPGSVQSSLRMALPAVPRTHPDSAPLQLANLVFGGYFSSRWVENIREDKGYTYGPHTSIEHFVAGSALIVAAEVATEVTGPALLETLYELGRIASLPPGEEELEQARRYALGTLRLGMSTQAGLAGLASMYASFGLRLDYLREHSAALAAATREQVAEVASRYLAPSLAVTVVLGDADKVAAPLAALTPVERSDA; translated from the coding sequence GTGAGCGCGAAGACGTTGCCCGACCTGATGCCGGACGCCCAGCTCAAGCTGCCCCGGCAGGCCGAGCGGACGCTGGACAACGGGCTCACGGTGATCGCCATCCGGCGTGCCGCGGTGCCGCTGGTGGAGGTGCGCCTGCGGGTGCCGTTCGGGCGGGCGCCGCTGGCCCGGGCGACCCTGCTGTCGCAGGCGCTGTTCACCGGCACGGGCACGATGTCCAGCGTCGAGATCGCCGCCGAGCTGCAGGCCGTCGGTGGTGGACTGGCGGCAGGGCTGGATCCGGACCGCCTGCTGGTCACCGGCAACGCGCTGGCCGGGGGCCTGGAGCGCACCCTGGAGATCCTGGCGGGAGTGCTGACCGACCCGGCGTACCCGGCGGAGGAGGTGGCGACCGAGCGGGAACGGCTGGTCGACCACATCCAGGTGGCCCAGAGCCAGCCCGCCCACCTGGCCCGCACGGCGCTGCTCAAGCGCATGTACGGCCGCCACCCGTACGCGGTGCAGACGCCCGAGCCGGAGCAGGTGCGCGGGGTGCGCCCGGCGCAGCTGCGCGCCCTGCACGCCGACCGGGTGCGCCCGGACGGCGCCACGCTGGTGCTGGTCGGCGACCTCAATCCGGAGAAGGCGATCGACGCCGCCGAGAAGGCGCTGGGCGGCTGGATCGGCCCCGGCCGCGACGGCACGATCGCGGCGGTCCCGCCGCTCGAACCGGGCCCGCTGTTGCTGGCGGACCGGCCGGGCTCGGTGCAGTCCTCGCTGCGGATGGCGCTGCCCGCGGTGCCGCGTACCCACCCGGACAGCGCGCCGCTGCAGCTGGCCAACCTGGTCTTCGGCGGCTACTTCTCCTCGCGGTGGGTGGAGAACATCCGCGAGGACAAGGGCTACACGTACGGGCCGCACACCTCGATCGAGCACTTCGTCGCCGGTTCCGCGCTGATCGTGGCGGCCGAGGTGGCCACCGAGGTGACCGGCCCCGCCCTGCTGGAGACCCTGTACGAGCTGGGCCGCATCGCCAGCCTCCCGCCGGGCGAGGAGGAGCTGGAGCAGGCCCGCCGGTACGCCCTGGGCACGCTGCGCCTCGGCATGTCCACCCAGGCCGGACTTGCGGGCCTGGCCAGCATGTACGCGAGTTTCGGCCTGCGCCTGGACTACCTGCGTGAACACTCGGCGGCGCTGGCCGCGGCGACCCGCGAGCAGGTGGCCGAGGTGGCCTCCCGCTACCTGGCCCCGTCGCTGGCCGTGACGGTGGTGCTGGGCGACGCGGACAAGGTGGCGGCGCCGCTGGCCGCGCTGACCCCGGTGGAACGCAGCGACGCATGA
- a CDS encoding ThiF family adenylyltransferase, with protein MTRTPLLRPTLLPGVPRIWRGSHTLQLGLDPGRAILLELPDPRTATLLDLLDGTRPERVVLARAAALGVPPDEARALLDALHTAGYVLAGRHLLPTALPPDTRDRLSGEAAALALRRTGPPPRGPLPSAPTPARTLRRRAAAQVVVAGRGRLGAPIAVALAAAGVGHVDPDLPGRVSRADLPGGPLTGDDVGTPRRTAVAAAVQRAAPEARTGPVRRGQATLVVQLGHDRPAALVAAAHAARRQAHLAVTVQDGVAVVGPLVPPTGGPCLNCLDLHRRERDTGWPGAAPVPAAAEPCAVTTLLAAAAYATAEALTYLDGGRPETLGSAVEITAPGRIRRRTWPPHPDCGCARTRAPRRVPADQNPAPAGPG; from the coding sequence ATGACGCGGACACCTCTGCTGCGCCCGACCCTGCTGCCCGGCGTACCGCGGATCTGGCGCGGGTCGCACACGCTGCAGCTCGGGCTCGATCCCGGCCGGGCCATCCTGCTCGAACTGCCGGACCCGCGCACCGCCACGCTGCTCGACCTCCTCGACGGCACCCGCCCGGAACGGGTGGTCCTCGCCCGTGCCGCGGCACTCGGCGTCCCGCCCGACGAGGCCCGAGCCCTGCTGGACGCGCTGCACACCGCCGGGTACGTACTGGCCGGGCGCCACCTGCTGCCCACGGCGCTCCCGCCCGACACCCGGGACAGGCTCAGCGGGGAGGCCGCCGCCCTGGCGCTGCGCCGTACCGGTCCGCCGCCACGGGGACCGCTGCCCTCCGCCCCGACACCCGCGCGCACCCTGCGCCGCCGCGCGGCCGCGCAGGTGGTGGTCGCCGGGCGGGGTCGGCTCGGCGCACCGATCGCCGTGGCCCTCGCCGCCGCCGGGGTCGGCCACGTCGACCCGGATCTCCCGGGCCGGGTCAGCCGCGCCGACCTGCCCGGCGGCCCCCTGACCGGCGACGACGTGGGCACACCGCGGCGGACGGCCGTCGCGGCCGCCGTACAGCGCGCCGCACCCGAGGCGCGGACCGGCCCGGTCCGGCGGGGCCAGGCCACGCTCGTCGTCCAGCTCGGGCACGACCGACCCGCCGCACTGGTGGCCGCCGCCCACGCGGCCCGGCGCCAGGCGCACCTCGCCGTGACCGTCCAGGACGGCGTCGCGGTCGTGGGGCCGCTCGTGCCGCCCACGGGCGGGCCGTGCCTGAACTGTCTCGACCTGCACCGGCGTGAGCGCGACACCGGCTGGCCCGGCGCCGCGCCCGTCCCCGCCGCCGCCGAGCCCTGCGCGGTGACCACCCTGCTGGCCGCGGCCGCGTACGCGACGGCGGAGGCGCTCACCTACCTCGACGGCGGCCGCCCCGAGACCCTCGGCAGCGCCGTGGAGATCACCGCGCCCGGGCGGATCCGGCGGCGCACCTGGCCACCACATCCGGACTGCGGCTGCGCGCGCACCCGGGCCCCGCGCCGGGTCCCCGCCGACCAGAACCCGGCTCCGGCCGGCCCCGGATGA
- a CDS encoding M16 family metallopeptidase, producing the protein MARTLKIPATKYPIERLTLDNGLRVVLAPDRSAPVVGVAVVYDVGIRSEPQGRTGFAHLFEHLMFQGSENLEKLAHFRHVQGAGGSFNGSTHLDYTDYFEVLPAGALERALFLEADRMRGPRLTEENLRNQVDVVKEEIRVNVLNRPYGGFPWLKLPPVMFSTFPNEHDGYGSFEDLESATVADAQEFFQRYYACGNAVLSVAGDFDVAKATAMIERHFGDVPARPAPPRPDFDEPDLSGERREAYTDRLAPLPAVASGWRVPDPIGDFAAYLPYVVLAEVLTDGDASRLVERLVQRDRTATNVGGYIGFMGDEYQVRNPTAMLLQAHLPPGGDADKVLRTVDEELDRLASEGLRPGELARTQARMATHLLRDTDAVLGRALPMAVLEQQRGRPELLNELPRLVGQVTEAQVVAAAATLRPERRATVEVVPGAAQ; encoded by the coding sequence GTGGCCCGCACACTGAAGATCCCCGCGACGAAGTATCCGATCGAACGGCTCACTCTCGACAACGGTCTGCGGGTGGTCCTCGCGCCGGACCGCAGCGCGCCCGTCGTCGGCGTCGCGGTCGTGTACGACGTGGGCATCCGCTCGGAACCGCAGGGCCGTACCGGCTTCGCCCACCTCTTCGAGCACCTCATGTTCCAGGGCTCGGAAAACCTGGAGAAGCTCGCCCACTTCCGGCACGTCCAGGGCGCCGGCGGCAGCTTCAACGGCTCCACCCACCTGGACTACACCGACTACTTCGAGGTGCTGCCGGCGGGCGCGCTGGAACGGGCGTTGTTCCTGGAAGCCGACCGGATGCGCGGGCCCCGGCTCACCGAGGAGAATCTGCGCAACCAGGTGGACGTGGTCAAAGAGGAGATCCGGGTCAACGTCCTCAACCGACCGTACGGCGGTTTCCCCTGGCTGAAGCTGCCCCCGGTGATGTTCTCCACCTTCCCGAACGAGCACGACGGGTACGGCTCGTTCGAGGACCTGGAGAGCGCCACGGTCGCCGACGCGCAGGAGTTCTTCCAGCGCTACTACGCCTGCGGCAACGCGGTGCTCTCGGTCGCCGGTGACTTCGACGTGGCCAAGGCGACCGCAATGATCGAACGGCACTTCGGCGACGTACCGGCCCGCCCGGCGCCGCCGCGCCCCGACTTCGACGAGCCCGACCTGTCCGGCGAGCGCCGCGAGGCGTACACGGACCGGCTGGCGCCGCTGCCCGCGGTGGCCAGCGGCTGGCGGGTGCCCGACCCGATCGGCGACTTCGCCGCCTACCTGCCGTACGTGGTGCTGGCCGAGGTGCTCACCGACGGCGACGCGTCGCGGCTGGTGGAGCGGCTGGTGCAGCGCGACCGGACGGCCACGAACGTGGGCGGCTACATCGGCTTCATGGGCGATGAGTACCAGGTGCGCAACCCGACCGCCATGCTGCTGCAGGCGCACCTGCCTCCGGGCGGGGACGCCGACAAGGTGCTGCGCACGGTCGACGAGGAGCTGGACCGGCTGGCGTCCGAGGGGCTGCGGCCCGGCGAGCTGGCCCGTACCCAGGCCCGGATGGCCACCCACCTGCTGCGCGACACCGACGCGGTGCTGGGCCGGGCGCTGCCGATGGCCGTGCTGGAACAGCAGCGCGGCCGCCCGGAACTGCTCAACGAGCTGCCCCGCCTGGTCGGGCAGGTCACCGAGGCGCAGGTCGTCGCGGCCGCCGCCACCCTGCGGCCGGAGCGCCGCGCCACCGTCGAGGTCGTACCGGGAGCCGCCCAGTGA
- a CDS encoding lysophospholipid acyltransferase family protein: MEIVYPPIIGLARAMFRALDLRIVVEGAHHVPATGGAVLASAHVSYLDFIFCGLAAQPSKRLVRFMAKKSVFDHKISGPLMRGMHHIPVDRGAGGGAFKEATRALASGEVIGVFPEATISESFTVKQLKSGAARLAHDAGVPLVPMAVWGPHRLWTKGRPRQLTKRHVPVLIAVGEPVPTRPDTEATTAELRTRLGALLDKVQRAYPEQPSGPDDTWWQPAHLGGTAPQPPHAPTH, translated from the coding sequence ATGGAGATCGTGTACCCCCCGATCATCGGGCTCGCGAGGGCGATGTTCCGCGCGTTGGATCTGCGGATCGTCGTCGAGGGCGCGCACCACGTCCCGGCGACCGGCGGGGCGGTCCTGGCCAGCGCCCACGTCAGCTATCTGGACTTCATCTTCTGCGGGCTGGCCGCGCAACCGTCCAAGCGGCTGGTGCGGTTCATGGCGAAGAAGTCCGTCTTCGACCACAAGATCAGCGGGCCGCTCATGCGCGGCATGCACCACATCCCGGTCGATCGCGGCGCGGGCGGCGGGGCGTTCAAGGAGGCGACCCGGGCCCTGGCGTCCGGGGAGGTGATCGGGGTGTTCCCGGAAGCGACCATCAGCGAGTCTTTCACGGTCAAGCAGTTGAAGTCCGGCGCGGCCCGGCTGGCCCACGACGCCGGGGTGCCGCTGGTTCCGATGGCGGTGTGGGGCCCGCACCGGCTGTGGACGAAGGGTCGACCGCGCCAGCTCACCAAGCGGCACGTGCCCGTACTCATCGCGGTCGGTGAGCCGGTGCCCACCCGCCCGGACACCGAGGCGACCACGGCCGAGCTGCGAACCCGCCTCGGGGCGCTGCTGGACAAGGTGCAGCGGGCGTACCCGGAGCAGCCCTCCGGCCCCGACGACACCTGGTGGCAGCCCGCCCACCTGGGCGGCACCGCCCCGCAGCCGCCGCACGCACCCACCCACTGA
- a CDS encoding mycoredoxin, whose protein sequence is MLTMYSTPWCGYCHRLKSQLDREGIAYDVVDIEQDPAAADYVMSVNGGNQTVPTVRIVPADGGAEVVMTNPTIVQVKSALAGSGVAG, encoded by the coding sequence ATGTTGACCATGTACTCGACGCCGTGGTGCGGCTACTGCCACCGCCTGAAGTCGCAGCTCGACCGGGAGGGCATCGCCTATGACGTGGTCGACATCGAGCAGGACCCGGCGGCCGCGGACTACGTGATGAGCGTCAACGGCGGCAACCAGACCGTGCCGACCGTACGCATCGTGCCCGCCGACGGCGGCGCCGAGGTCGTCATGACCAACCCGACCATCGTCCAGGTCAAGAGCGCGCTGGCCGGCTCAGGCGTAGCGGGCTGA